In Raphanus sativus cultivar WK10039 chromosome 5, ASM80110v3, whole genome shotgun sequence, the following proteins share a genomic window:
- the LOC130512853 gene encoding probable polyamine transporter At3g13620, which produces MATTETSRDSHELPVTSTDSSGSTAKKLTLVPLIFLIYFEVAGGPFGEEPAVQAAGPLLAILGFLIFPFIWSVPEALITAELSTAFPGNGGFVIWAHRAFGAFVGSMMGSLKYLSGVINVASFPVLCVTYLEKLFPVLESGWPRKVCIFATTVVLSFLNYTGLAIVGYAAVVLGLVSLSPFLVMSAIAIPKIQPHRWGSLGDKQKDWNLYFNTLFWNLNFWDNVSTLAGEVDNPQKTFPLALLVAVIFTCLAYLIPLLAVTGAVSVDQSRWETGFHAEAAEMIAGTWLKVWIEIGAVLSSIGLFEAQLSSSAYQLEGMAELGFLPKFFGLRSKWFNTPWVGILLSALMSLGLSYMNFTDIISSANFLYTLGMYLEFASFLWLRKKLPELKRPYRVPLNIPGLVIMCLVPSAFLMLIIVFATKIVYLICGLMTVGSVGWYFLINYFRDKKIFEFNQDVDFLDHVNEEQRPKHEEDHDS; this is translated from the exons ATGGCAACAACAGAAACATCAAGAGATAGCCACGAGCTCCCAGTAACAAGCACCGATTCAAGCGGATCAACCGCAAAGAAACTGACTTTGGTCCCTTTGATTTTCCTTATTTACTTCGAAGTCGCAGGTGGGCCGTTTGGAGAAGAACCGGCGGTTCAAGCGGCTGGACCGCTTCTAGCGATTCTTGGTTTCCTCATTTTCCCTTTCATATGGAGTGTCCCTGAAGCCCTGATTACCGCAGAACTCTCCACCGCATTTCcag GCAACGGAGGGTTTGTAATATGGGCGCATCGAGCTTTTGGCGCATTCGTAGGCTCGATGATGGGCTCCTTGAAGTACTTGAGTGGTGTGATCAACGTTGCTTCCTTTCCTGTACTCTGTGTCACTTACTTGGAGAAGCTATTCCCTGTTCTTGAATCAGGATGGCCACGAAAGGTCTGCATATTCGCAACAACGGTGGTCTTATCTTTCCTTAACTACACTGGTCTAGCCATTGTCGGTTACGCAGCTGTTGTTCTCGGCTTGGTGTCTCTATCACCTTTCCTTGTCATGTCGGCTATAGCAATCCCTAAGATCCAACCTCATCGTTGGGGTAGTTTGGGAGACAAGCAGAAGGATTGGAATCTCTACTTCAACACACTCTTCTGGAACTTGAATTTTTGGGACAATGTCAGCACTCTTGCAGGAGAAGTGGATAACCCTCAGAAGACGTTCCCCTTGGCGCTTCTTGTCGCTGTGATCTTCACTTGTTTAGCTTACTTGATCCCTCTTCTCGCTGTCACTGGTGCTGTCTCGGTGGACCAGAGCAGATGGGAAACAGGGTTTCACGCAGAAGCAGCTGAGATGATTGCAGGAACATGGCTGAAGGTCTGGATTGAGATTGGCGCTGtcttatcaagtataggactcTTTGAAGCTCAGTTAAGTAGTAGTGCTTATCAGCTGGAGGGTATGGCGGAACTAGGGTTCTTACCTAAGTTCTTTGGGTTAAGATCTAAATGGTTCAACACTCCTTGGGTTGGGATTCTACTCTCTGCTCTCATGTCTCTTGGATTGTCCTACATGAACTTCACTGACATCATCTCCTCAGCTAACTTCTTGTACACATTAGGGATGTACCTAGAGTTTGCGTCTTTCCTTTGGTTGAGAAAGAAACTACCTGAGCTAAAGAGACCTTACCGTGTCCCGCTGAATATACCAGGGCTGGTGATTATGTGCTTGGTACCTTCAGCATTTCTGATGTTGATCATTGTGTTTGCTACTAAGATTGTGTACCTCATTTGCGGTTTAATGACCGTAGGATCAGTTGGTTGGTACTTCCTGATCAATTACTTCAGGGACAAGAAGATCTTTGAATTCAACCAAGATGTTGATTTTCTTGATCATGTTAATGAAGAACAACGTCCAAAACATGAAGAAGATCATGACTCATGA
- the LOC108859814 gene encoding ABC transporter E family member 1 isoform X2 → MKPQHVDAIKKVAKGLLGTVLEKLDERGMMSEICDAMDLNHLLDREATQVSGGELQRFAIAAVCLKKADIYVFDEPSNFLDVRQRLKAAQVIRSLLKHDNYVIVVEHDLSVLDYLSDFVCCLYGKPTAYGVVTLPFSVREGINVFLAGFVPTENLRFRDESLTFKVSETPQESEGEVKSYARYKYPNMSKKLGDFKLDVMEGEFTDSQIIVMLGENGTGKTTFIRMLAGAFPSEDGVEPEMPEFNVSYKPQGNDSKLECTVRQLLHDRIRDAYTHPQFVSDVMKPLQIEELLDQTVNKLSGGERQRVAITLCLGKPADIYLLDEPSAHLDSEQRIRASKVIKRFILHAKKTAFVVEHDFMMATYLADKVIVYEGQPGVKCTAHSPQSLTSGMNLFLSHLNITFRRDPTNFRPRINKLESTKDREQKLAGSYYFLDD, encoded by the exons ATGAAGCCACAACATGTCGATGCTATAAAGAAAGTTGCTAAAGGTTTGCTTGGGACGGTCCTTGAGAAGCTGGACGAAAGAGGAATGATGTCGGAGATTTGTGATGCTATGGACTTGAACCACCTCTTGGACCGTGAAGCAACACAAGTATCTGGTGGAGAGCTACAACGGTTCGCCATTGCCGCAGTTTGTCTCAAGAAGGCAGACATATATGTGTTTGATGAACCATCTAACTTCCTAGATGTGAGGCAGAGACTCAAAGCTGCTCAAGTTATACGCTCCCTCCTCAAACATGACAA CTACGTGATTGTGGTGGAGCATGACCTCAGTGTACTTGACTACTTGTCGGACTTCGTTTGTTGTTTGTATGGAAAGCCGACAGCTTATGGTGTCGTGACTCTCCCCTTCTCTGTCCGAGAAGGAATCAATGTGTTCTTAGCTGGTTTTGTCCCCACTGAAAACTTGCGTTTTAGGGATGAGTCTCTGACCTTTAAG GTTTCTGAGACACCACAAGAGAGCGAAGGGGAAGTGAAGTCATATGCAAGATACAAGTACCCTAACATGAGTAAGAAACTTGGAGACTTCAAGCTGGATGTAATGGAAGGAGAGTTCACAGACTCTCAGATTATTGTGATGCTTGGAGAGAACGGTACTGGGAAAACAACATTCATCAGGATGCTG GCAGGTGCATTCCCAAGTGAAGATGGTGTAGAACCAGAGATGCCAGAGTTTAACGTGTCCTACAAACCTCAAGGAAATGATTCAAAGCTTGAGTGTACGGTGAGACAGCTCCTACATGATAGGATACGTGACGCATACACGCATCCTCAGTTTGTGTCGGATGTAATGAAACCGCTTCAGATTGAGGAGCTGTTGGATCAAACGGTGAACAAACTCTCCGGTGGAGAGAGGCAGAGGGTTGCCATAACTTTGTGTCTAGGGAAGCCTGCAGATATCTATCTGCTTGATGAGCCAAGTGCGCATCTAGACTCAGAGCAAAGGATCAGAGCTTCTAAAGTCATAAAACGGTTCATCCTACACGCAAAGAAAACCGCGTTTGTTGTTGAGCATGACTTTATGATGGCGACCTATCTTGCGGATAAAGTTATCGTGTACGAAGGACAACCTGGTGTCAAGTGTACTGCTCATTCTCCGCAGTCACTCACCAGTGGGATGAACCTTTTCTTATCG CACCTGAACATCACATTCAGACGAGATCCTACTAACTTCAGGCCAAGGATCAACAAGTTAGAGTCCACCAAGGACAGAGAGCAAAAGCTTGCAGGATCATACTACTTCTTAGATGATTGA